The window ATCGGTCGTCGTCGGTCAGCAACTCGCAGACGGCGTGGTCGATTTCCTCGCGGGTTTCGGCCTGTACGACCGCCTGGTCGATTTCACGTATCGTCTCGTTGATGCGGTTCAGCGCCGTGAGTTCCTCGTTTTTCCGCTGGAGGGTGAGGTCCTGTTCGCGGAGTCGCGATTCCCGGGCGACACGGTCGAGGGCCGCCTCGGCGGTCGCCGCCAGCAGGTCGGCGAGTTCCCGCGTCACCTCGTCGAAGGCGCCGACCGAATCCGACCCGGCGACGAAGACGCCGTGGTCCCCGAGCGGGATGAAGGTCGTCCGCCTGAGTCGGGTCGCCCGGTTGTCGAGGCGGTCGGCCGCGTGGACGTCCTCGAAGAACAGCGACTCGTTGTCGACGAAACTCCGGCCGACGAGCGTCTCGCCGTCGGCGTGAACCGTCGGCAACGGCCCGTGCAGGTCCGCCATCGCCGGGGAGTGGGCCGCGGCCGCCAGTTCGTTTTCGTCCGCATCGAACAGATAAACGGCACTCGCCTCCAAGTCGAGGACGCTGGCGGCGTCCGAGACGACCTGCTGGGCGATTTCGCTGTGGGTTTCGGCGTAGAGGAACGCCCGTGCGGTCTCCTGGAGGGTCGCCAGCGCCTCCTCGCGCTGTTTGCGTTTCGTGATATCACGACAGCTATACAGCAGCGTCCCGCCCTGAATCGAGACTTCGCGAACGTTGACCAACAGGGTGTGTTCGCGGCCCGCCTTGTCCGTCGCAGTACACTCGATGTTCTTGAGGACGCCCGTCTCGGCGAGTTCCTCGCGGTCGAAGAGGTCCTCGCCGAGGAGTTCGTCGATGGTTCCCTGCCGTCGGATTTCCTCGGCGGTGTAGCCGAAGATGAAGTGGACGTTCGGGCAGATGTAGGTGTACTCCCCGTCCTCGTCGGTGATGAGGACGGTGTCGGTCATGTTGTTGAGCGTGACCCGATGGAGTTCCTCGGAGCGTCTGAGGTCCCGCTCGAGTTCGACCCGGTCGGTGATGTCGACGCCCTCGACGACGATGGAAGCGAGGGTGCCGCGGTCGTTCTCGACCGGCCGAACCGAGAGGTCGATGACCCGCTGGTCGTCGACGTGCGGCGGTTGGGAGACGATAGCGTTCGCGAACGAACCGTCGAGGGCCGTCTCGACCAGTCGCCGCACGTCGCGGCGAACCGGGTCGGCGTGGGCCCACCACGGGAGCGTCCAGAACGGTTGGCCGACGAGCGCGTCGACGGTCACGTCGGTCATCTCGCGGGCCGTCCGGTTCGCCCGGACGAGCGCCCCCTCGGTGTCCAGTACCCACGTCGCCGTCCGCGTGTCGTCGAACACCGCGTCGAACTGTCGGGCCCGCTCCTGTCGAACCGAGGCCTGCCGTGCAGTCGCCATCGCGCGTTCGGTTCGCGCCAGCAACTCATCGACCGCCGAATCGACCGGCCCATCCATCACGGCGTAATCGGTTGCGCCCGCGCCGATAGCCTCGCTGGCGACTGATTCATTGCCTGTATCGGTAGCGAGCACCACCGGTAGCGTCGTCGTCTCCTCACGAATCGTCGCCACGAGGTCGACGCCGCTGGTCTCTCCGAGAGCGTAGTCAGTGACCACACAATCGACGGCGCCGCGGTCGACCGCGTCGAGGGCTTCCGTCGGTGTCTCGACCGTCCGCACGGACGCCCCAGTGGCCTCGACCACCTCGGCGAACGGCGCGAGCCAGTCGGCCGTCCCGACGGCAACGAGGTGGGCAGAATCGAGCGGCGACCCCCCGGACATCAGTCGACCGCCCCGTTGGGGTGTGGCGGAGCCGAAACGTCGATGTGCGGCCGGCACGGTCGGCGCTGTCGCAAATCGGGGGTGGAATCAGGAGCCGGAGTCATGGATGGTTCAGTATCAAACCCTCCGGCGATAAAGGCGTTCGGCCGGCGGCCGGATGCGTCGCTCGAAGCGTGAGCGACGAAAGAAGTACGCCGCCGCCAGGTCTCGAACCTGGGACAACCTGGGTAACAACCAGGTGCTCTACCAACTGAGCTACGGCGGCACGACGCAACTGAACATACTGCGATTCGACAAATAGGGCTTTCGCTTCAGCGCGGCATCGACACGCTTTACCACCCAACAGCGCAACGGTCGATATGTCCTTCGAGTCGGTCGTCGAGGCAGTACGCGACCGGGTCGTCCCCGACGACGAGGAACGCGAGCAACTGGAGGCCGTCGTCGCAGAACTGACGGACCGCGCCGAGGCCGCCATCGCCGAGTTGCCCGTCGAGGCCGACACCCGACTGGTCGGCTCGACCGCACGCGGGACGTGGCTCGCCGGTGACCGCGACGTCGACCTCTTCGTCCGTTTTTCACCGGACCTGCCCCGCGAGCAACTGGAAGAGTACGGGCTGGAAATCGGCCACGCGGTGCTGCCGGACGGCCACGAGGAATACGCCGAACACCCCTACGTCAAGGGCCAGTACCGCGGCTTCGACGTCGACTGTGTCCCCTGCTACGCCGTCGAGAGCGCGACCGACATCCGGTCGGCGGTCGACCGGACGCCGTTTCACACCGCGTATCTGGAGGGCCAAATCGAGCCGCTGGCCGACGACGTCCGACTGGCGAAGGCGTTTCTGACCGGCATCGGCGCCTACGGCAGCGACCTGCGGACCAAGGGCTTCTCGGGCTTTCTGACCGAACTTCTCGTCCTCGAATACGGCGGCTTCCGCGAGTTCGTCGAGGCCGCCGCCGACTGGCATCCGCCAATCGAGTTCGACCCCGAGGACCACGCCGAGAAATCGTTCGAGGACCCGCTTGTCGTCATCGACCCCACCGACCCCGAGCGCAACGTAGCGGCCGTCTGCTCGGCCCGAAACGTCGCCCGCGTGGTTCACTACGCCCGCGAGTTGCTCGACGACCCGCAAGTCGAGTCCTTCGAGGCGAGCGAGCCGGCCCCGCTGTCGGCCGAGGACGTTCGCGAACGCCTCGAAGAGCGCGGGACGACACCAGTCGCGCTCCGATTTTCGGCGCCGGATATCGTCGAGGACCAACTGTACCCCCAACTCGACAAGTCGCTGGCTGGCATCGAGGGCGCCCTAGAGCGGGCGGGCTTTGCGCCCCTTCGAAGCGCCCGCTTTGCCGACGACTCGGCCGTCCTGCTGGTGGAGTGTTCCGTTTCCGAACTGCCCAGCGTCGCCCGACACGACGGCCCGCCGGTCGGCGTTCGGAGCCACGCCGAAGGGTTCTACGAGGCCTACGCCGACGACGCCGACGTTTCGGGGCCGTTCATCGACGAGGACGGTCGCTACGTGGTCGAGCGCCCGCGCGAGGCCCGCACGCCCGGGGAACTGCTCGAAGCCCGACTCTTCGAGGTGTCGCTCGGCCCGCACGTCGAGTCGGCGCTGGAGGCCGACTACGACGTGCTGGTCGGTGAGGAGGTGGGTGCGCTAGCCGAGGAGTTCGGCATCGAGTTGGCGCGGTACTTCGAGCCGCGGCCCTGACCGTTCGACTTCGTGTCGGCCGCGTTCGTTTATAATACGAGCGGGGCGATTCTCCGACTACAAACAGCTGGAAAGCCCCAGATCAGAAGGGGCGCCGAGGCGACCACTCGCCCTCGATTATGTAAATTTATAAATGGCGCGCGCTGGCCGACCGCCGCGAACGTCCCCGTGAGCGGCGGTCGGACGACACCGTGCGAGGGGTAGCGAGGGTCGGAGCGACCATAGGGAGCGGGACCCTCGGATTTCGAACGGGGAGCGAAGCGACCCGTGAGGGACGACCGAGCGAAGCGAGGGAGTCGGCTGGGGAGGGGTGTGGCTGCGGTTGCGGTCCCGTGGCGGAATCGAAGGGCGAGGGCGGCTGGCGCTTGCGTGGTCGTCTGAGCGGGCTCTATTCGACGCAACTACGTCCGTCGAATATCCCGCTCAGCGACCGCCAGCCGACCGAGGGCTTCGCAAGCGACGAAAAGTCGAAGCACCACATACCCACAAGCACCTACAGGTCGTGGGCGTCGCGCGCGTCGTCGATTACGCGTTTGGATTTCGACATCACGTCGCCGTCCGGCGCTATCGGTTCGCGACCGTCGAAGACCTCGTGGACCATACCGACCGAATCGGCCAGCGCGTCGAGGCCGTAGCCGCCTTCGAGGACGAACGCCAGCGCCGCGTCGAGGTCGTCGCTTATCTCGCGGACCCGTTTGGTCAGGTGGCCGTACCCCTCCGTCGAGACGCGCATCCGCGAGATGGGGTCGTGTTCGTGGGCGTCGAACCCCGCGCTGATGATGAAGAGGTCGGGGTCGAACCGCTCCAGAGCGGGTTCGAGCAGGCGGTCGACGGCGGCAGTGTACTCGTCGTCGCCGCTGCCACCCGGCAGCGGGAGGTTGATATTCGTCCTGCGGGCGTCGGGACCGCCCGTCTCCAGAACCTCACCGGTCCCGGGGAAGAGGCCCCGCTCGTGGATGGACATGTAGAAGACGTCCGAACGGTCGTAGAAGATGTCCTGTGTGCCGTTGCCGTGGTGGACGTCCCAGTCGAAGACCGCGACCCGGTCGATGCCGTCGCGTTCGAGGGCCTGCTGGCTCGCGACGCCGACGTTGTTGAAGAAGCAAAAGCCCATGGCCTCGTCGTATTCGGCGTGATGGCCCGGCGGCCGGCCGATGGAGAAGGGCGTCTGCCGGCCGTCGGCGCCGTCCAGCGCCTCCTCGACGGCCCAGCACGCGAGGCCCGCGGAGGCGCGGGCGGCCTCCCACGTCGCCTCGACGGCGACGGTGTCGGCGTCCCACGTGCCGCCGCCGTCGGCGCAGAACTCCTCGACCTCGGCGACGTAGTCGGCGTCGTGGACGGCCTCGATAGCCGAGCGGTCCGCGAGGCTGCCCTCCCGGTAGGCGACCCCGTGGCGTTTCGACAGCGCGCGGCGAATCGCCCGCAGTCGGTCCGCTGTCTCGGGGTGGCGGGCGCCGGTATCGTGGTCGAGACAAGCCTCGCGGTAGCCGAACCTCATTCGAAGTACGGTTCGAGTTCGTAGTATGCCTCGATATCTTCGGCTTTGATGGTTCGCCGGTCGGCGTGGCGCGCGAGAATCGCCGCGGCCGCGGCCACGGTGTCCGCGTAGGATTCGAGTTCGCCCGCAAGCGCGATGCGGGCGTCCATCGAAACCCGATAGCGGTCGTCGATATCGAGGCGAGCGATACGGTCGATAGGCGCGACCGGCAGTTCGAGGAGGTCCTTGTCGACGACCGGAGCGTCGAAATCCTCGGCCATCAGGGTCTTACGGCCGTCTTCCGTTGCGCGTTCGGCCCCGTCGGTGGCCAGCTCGGCCCCTCGCTCTTGAATCCGACGAGCGAGTTCTTCGGCAGCCTCGGCACTAACGCGCAACTGCCCCGCATTCCGACGGATGATCGTGTCCACCGGGGCGAACGGTAACTCGACGCTCATACCCAACACCCGGGCCGAATTCGCCTTAATCTTTGCGAGGCTTCGGCATGCTTGCCGCCTGTTGAACACCGGTCGCACGCCCGACCCGGCAAAACGGGCGTCGATTCGCGCGTGTGTCGCCGGTCAGGGTGCCTTTTGCCTGTAGTGGGCGCCTAAAAGACCGGGCGGCCCCAAGCCACGACAACGAGGCTTCTCATGCTCGGAATCGAACTCACGCCGGAACACCCGGTCGACCGCATCGGCAATCTGGGCGCGGCCGCCGAAGCCGCCGGCTTCGACACCGTCTTCGCGTCCTGCCATTACAACAATCGCGACCCCTTCCTCGCCTTGGACCGGGTTGCCCGCCGCACTGACGACGTCCGGGTCGGTCCCGGCGTCGCCAACCCCTACGAGACCCACCCCGTCACGCTCGCCTCCCGCGTCGCGACGCTGGACGAGGCCTCCGGGGGCCGGGCCATCTTCGGTATCGGCGCCGGCGACAAGTCCACGCTGAACAACCTCGGATTCGACCACGAGCGGCCGCTCCGGCGCGTTCTGGAGACGTTCAAGGTCACAAACGACCTCTTCGCGGGCGAGCGCGTCGACCACGACGGCACGTTCGTCGCCCGCGATGCCGGACTCAACTACGACGAGGCGGTCGGCGAAATCCCGACCTATGTCGGCGCGCAGGGCCCACACATGATTCGGATGGCCGCCAAACACGCCGACGGCGTCCTCTTGAACGGTTCCCACCCCCGCGATTTCGAGTGGGCCGCCGAACAGGTCGAGAAGGGTCTCGCCGAGCGACTGGACAGTCGTGGCGACTTCGACTTCGCCGCCTACGCCTCGGTGTCGGTCGCCGAGGACGCAGAGGCCGCGCGCGCGGCCGCCAGACCGCCCGTCGCCTTCATCGCGGGCGGTGCCGCCCCACCCGTCCTCGACAGGCACGGCATCGACGGCGAGCGCGCGTCGGCAATCGGCGACCACATCTCCGCCGGCGAGTTCGACGAGGCCTTCGGCGCCGTCACTGAGGAGATGATAGACGCCTTCTGTATCGCCGGAACGCCGGAAACGGTCGAGGAGAAAATTCGGGGCGTGCTGGAGTACGCGGACAGTTTCGTCGTCGGGTCGCCGCTGGGGCCCGACCTCGATGCGGCTATCGAGCTTGCTGGGGCGGCTGTTGGCTCGGCAGCAGACGGCCGATAGCCGACAGTACGGCGCCGAGCGTCAACACGCCGAAACCGCCGGCGGAGATGGCGATGAGCACTGCACCGATGGCGATCAGAATCGCCGACAGGGGGTCGGCGGACGCGATCTCGATGAACTGCTCGACGATGCCAACCGTGTTCTCCCGGAGGCCGTCCTGAATCTCGACTTCTACCATACACGATTCTTCGAGGCCTCCTACTTGTGTGTGTCCGTCTGTCGCGGGCCTTATACGGGCGGTTGTCGTCCTTTATCTATAATCGCCGTTCGAATGCGGATTACCGATAAATCGTTATAACCGCCCGTATTAAGCCGACGCGCCCCCACTATTGCCCATGCGCGACCGCTCGCTCGACGAGTTCGCCAGCGGGGCCGAAACGGCGGCCGACGAGCGCGAGGACGACCCGGAAGCCGATGAATCGGCAGTCGACGACGAAACCGATTCCGACGGCGACGCCGAGACCGAGCCGGATACTGCCGAAGGCTCGCCGACGGCGGGCGTCGAACCCGCGCTGTCGACCTACGACTGGACGCCCGGCGGCGCCGACTGCGGCCGCTGTGGCGAGACCGTCGAGAAACGCTGGCGGGACGGCGACGGGACCGGCGAGGCGCTGGTCTGTGCCGAATGCAAGGAGTGGTGACGCGTCAGTCGCGGTCGGAAGCCTTTTATGTATAACTCGTCTCTCCAGATTCGCAATGGCAACCGGTACTGTTGATTTCTTCAACGACACAGGCGGCTACGGATTTATCGAGACTGAGGACGCGGACGAGGACGTTTTCTTCCACATGGAGGACGTTGGCGGTCCGGATCTCGAAGAAGGACAGGAAGTCGAGTTCGACATCGAAGAGGCCGAGAAGGGCCCGCGCGCGACGAACGTCACGCGCCTTTAATCCAGGTCACACTCGCCTCACGGCGACCGAACTATCCTAATTTCACGTATTTTTACACGACGTAGCGGCAGCGCTCGTCGTGTCCGTCGAATCCCGACCCTTGCGTTCTGCAGCCCGAAATCGTGGGATGCTGTCTCTCGATGCGGACATATCATGACAACGATACCCTCGGAACCCTTATCCGTACACACCACGTCAACCTAATTGCAATGGCAACCGGTACTGTTGATTTCTTCAACGACACAGGCGGCTACGGATTTATCGAGACTGAGGACGCGGACGAGGACGTTTTCTTCCACATGGAGGACGTTGGCGGCCCCGACCTCGAGGAAGGCCAAGAGGTCGAATTCGATATCGAAGAGGCTGAGAAAGGCCCGCGCGCGACGAACGTCACGCGCCTTTAAATCCAGGTCACACTCGCCCCACGGCGACTGAAACTTACACTTCTTTCGACGAACTACGCCCGATAGCGGTGGCGCCGTGTAACGGGACCCGATAGCAAGCGACGGAGACAGTGTATCTCAGGCGTAGAGGATTTTACCGTCGAGGTCTCGGTCGGCATTATCGTCTAATGTCGCGTCGATTCGACGGACGAGCTCCCCGATATCTTTCCCGTGCTGCGAGACGAAAATCACCCCACAGTGTTCGATTCCGGCGCTGTCGAGCAGCGACAGGAAGTCGTCGTCGAAGGTCAGAATCGTCCATCCGCGCTCGGCCGCATATTCGAGATGTTCCCTGTCGGTGTCGCCAAGGGTCTCCTCCTCTCGGGCAGAGGTCATGTCCCATCCACGCCGTCGCAAACCCTCGACGACCGGCATCCAGACGTTCTCGTCAGCATAAACCGTCCTCATGCAGGCGGTTCAGCGGTGCCGACATCGTCGTCACCCTCGCGGAACTCCTCGATATGGGCATAGTAGTACGCCAGCGCCGTATGAACGTCCTCCAGCGTCAGCGCCGGGTATAACTCGATGATTTCGTCCGGCGAGTAGCCGCTGTGCTCGTAGGCACTCGCAACGTTCTCGACCCGGATGCCCGTTCCCTTGATGGTAGGGGCGCCATCGCTGTGCTCGGGGTCGCGGACGATCTCGGTCATACTACTCGCTTGGTCGGCTTCCCGTTTAAATCACAGGTGGGGCAGTAGACCAGCGTCTAAAATATCACAACACACCCTCAAGCACGTCCTGAAGCCGTGCTTCGACCTCGGAGGCTTGCAGGATTCGAATCGAGCGTTGTTCGTCCAGCGAAGCAGTCTCCTTCCCGTCGATGTCCTGCACGACGAGAAGCCCGTTCCAGCCGGAGCCGAAATATTCGGAACTCTCCTCGAAGACGAACTCCTCATCTTGTCGGAGAAAGGCGAGGTATTCGAGCGTTTCCTTGATCCCCGTCCGAATCGTCTCCGGGCGGGTCGAATTTTTCACTTCGGTGATGAGGTACTCCCGTCGGTCCGTGCTGTTGATTTCGAGGACGATGACATCGGGACGACCAGTTACATGGCGGAATTCCTGATCCCTGAAATACGACGAGAGTACTTCATGCGTTTCGCGCTGGACCATCTCCGTTCGCGAGAGTTCATCGCGCGGCTTGCCGAGTTCCTCGGAACGGAACGACAAGCCATGGTCTTTGCCGGAGTTATCGTGGTACAGGACGATTTCGGTATCGTCGTCAACCATCCGGGCGACTTCCTGCGAGTCGGTGGCGATGGTCGACAGGGTGAACGACTCCTGTGTGAGCGATTCGATGGCCGAGACGTACTGAAAGAGGACGTACAACTCCAACAGCGTCTCGTCATCGTCCGGCGTAATCGCTGTCTTCTCGAGTAGGTCCGCTATCGCGTCCGGGTCCGCATCGAGTGCCTCGTGATACGACCGGAGGAGGCCAGCAGCCTCGGTGTAAACGAGGCTTCGGGATTCTTCCGCGCGTTCGAGCATCCGTTCTGTCGGTTCGTAGCTCTCGGGGTCGCGAATGCGCTTGACGTGGACGTTCCGCTCGAAGACCCGCTGCATCGTCTCAACGAGTTCGAGGTTCTCCTTCCAGCGGTCGGTGACCCACTCGTAGTCGGCCCGGAGATACCGTTCACAATCCTCCAGCGTTCGGTAGATGACAGCGAGCAATCGCTTGAGGACGATATTCTCGGCGATATCGTAGTTTTCCGAACGGTTGTCGCAGACGAACAGCGAGCGGTCCTTCGGGTTCGTCGAGTATCGCTTTCGGACCGTCGCCGACCAGCTAATCCGGCCGCTGACGTGGCCACG of the Natronomonas halophila genome contains:
- a CDS encoding bacterio-opsin activator domain-containing protein translates to MSGGSPLDSAHLVAVGTADWLAPFAEVVEATGASVRTVETPTEALDAVDRGAVDCVVTDYALGETSGVDLVATIREETTTLPVVLATDTGNESVASEAIGAGATDYAVMDGPVDSAVDELLARTERAMATARQASVRQERARQFDAVFDDTRTATWVLDTEGALVRANRTAREMTDVTVDALVGQPFWTLPWWAHADPVRRDVRRLVETALDGSFANAIVSQPPHVDDQRVIDLSVRPVENDRGTLASIVVEGVDITDRVELERDLRRSEELHRVTLNNMTDTVLITDEDGEYTYICPNVHFIFGYTAEEIRRQGTIDELLGEDLFDREELAETGVLKNIECTATDKAGREHTLLVNVREVSIQGGTLLYSCRDITKRKQREEALATLQETARAFLYAETHSEIAQQVVSDAASVLDLEASAVYLFDADENELAAAAHSPAMADLHGPLPTVHADGETLVGRSFVDNESLFFEDVHAADRLDNRATRLRRTTFIPLGDHGVFVAGSDSVGAFDEVTRELADLLAATAEAALDRVARESRLREQDLTLQRKNEELTALNRINETIREIDQAVVQAETREEIDHAVCELLTDDDRFRFAWVGTVDSTTETLEPRAWAGDEQGYLDSRSFAVDAAEAEPAGRTAATGEVTLVRNVADGLRDESWRSEALTRDFLSVLSIPLVYNDLTYGVLTVYADSRDAFDETARAVLAELGETIAAALSAIERTNALLTTSMTRVEFGIDDPTFVLSRLAHAAECTLSYQGVLQRTTEGSYLFVTVEGTDVAAVEDAASELVGIDEVRRISADVDGGVLRLRLTRPFLASELADHGAIVREATASPTETRLVIDIPERIDVRNITRLIGETFAGVELRSKQTMDRTADRDLYSRFLEDLTDRQLEVLQTAYYSGFFEAPRESTGEDVAETLGVSPTAFYQHIRAVQRKVFATLFEENDVPLTSPE
- the cca gene encoding CCA tRNA nucleotidyltransferase is translated as MSFESVVEAVRDRVVPDDEEREQLEAVVAELTDRAEAAIAELPVEADTRLVGSTARGTWLAGDRDVDLFVRFSPDLPREQLEEYGLEIGHAVLPDGHEEYAEHPYVKGQYRGFDVDCVPCYAVESATDIRSAVDRTPFHTAYLEGQIEPLADDVRLAKAFLTGIGAYGSDLRTKGFSGFLTELLVLEYGGFREFVEAAADWHPPIEFDPEDHAEKSFEDPLVVIDPTDPERNVAAVCSARNVARVVHYARELLDDPQVESFEASEPAPLSAEDVRERLEERGTTPVALRFSAPDIVEDQLYPQLDKSLAGIEGALERAGFAPLRSARFADDSAVLLVECSVSELPSVARHDGPPVGVRSHAEGFYEAYADDADVSGPFIDEDGRYVVERPREARTPGELLEARLFEVSLGPHVESALEADYDVLVGEEVGALAEEFGIELARYFEPRP
- a CDS encoding histone deacetylase family protein; translation: MRFGYREACLDHDTGARHPETADRLRAIRRALSKRHGVAYREGSLADRSAIEAVHDADYVAEVEEFCADGGGTWDADTVAVEATWEAARASAGLACWAVEEALDGADGRQTPFSIGRPPGHHAEYDEAMGFCFFNNVGVASQQALERDGIDRVAVFDWDVHHGNGTQDIFYDRSDVFYMSIHERGLFPGTGEVLETGGPDARRTNINLPLPGGSGDDEYTAAVDRLLEPALERFDPDLFIISAGFDAHEHDPISRMRVSTEGYGHLTKRVREISDDLDAALAFVLEGGYGLDALADSVGMVHEVFDGREPIAPDGDVMSKSKRVIDDARDAHDL
- a CDS encoding histone family protein, giving the protein MSVELPFAPVDTIIRRNAGQLRVSAEAAEELARRIQERGAELATDGAERATEDGRKTLMAEDFDAPVVDKDLLELPVAPIDRIARLDIDDRYRVSMDARIALAGELESYADTVAAAAAILARHADRRTIKAEDIEAYYELEPYFE
- a CDS encoding 5,10-methylenetetrahydromethanopterin reductase; protein product: MLGIELTPEHPVDRIGNLGAAAEAAGFDTVFASCHYNNRDPFLALDRVARRTDDVRVGPGVANPYETHPVTLASRVATLDEASGGRAIFGIGAGDKSTLNNLGFDHERPLRRVLETFKVTNDLFAGERVDHDGTFVARDAGLNYDEAVGEIPTYVGAQGPHMIRMAAKHADGVLLNGSHPRDFEWAAEQVEKGLAERLDSRGDFDFAAYASVSVAEDAEAARAAARPPVAFIAGGAAPPVLDRHGIDGERASAIGDHISAGEFDEAFGAVTEEMIDAFCIAGTPETVEEKIRGVLEYADSFVVGSPLGPDLDAAIELAGAAVGSAADGR
- a CDS encoding DUF7573 domain-containing protein; amino-acid sequence: MRDRSLDEFASGAETAADEREDDPEADESAVDDETDSDGDAETEPDTAEGSPTAGVEPALSTYDWTPGGADCGRCGETVEKRWRDGDGTGEALVCAECKEW
- a CDS encoding cold-shock protein, producing the protein MATGTVDFFNDTGGYGFIETEDADEDVFFHMEDVGGPDLEEGQEVEFDIEEAEKGPRATNVTRL
- a CDS encoding cold-shock protein, producing the protein MATGTVDFFNDTGGYGFIETEDADEDVFFHMEDVGGPDLEEGQEVEFDIEEAEKGPRATNVTRL
- a CDS encoding DUF5615 family PIN-like protein; amino-acid sequence: MRTVYADENVWMPVVEGLRRRGWDMTSAREEETLGDTDREHLEYAAERGWTILTFDDDFLSLLDSAGIEHCGVIFVSQHGKDIGELVRRIDATLDDNADRDLDGKILYA
- a CDS encoding DUF433 domain-containing protein, whose translation is MTEIVRDPEHSDGAPTIKGTGIRVENVASAYEHSGYSPDEIIELYPALTLEDVHTALAYYYAHIEEFREGDDDVGTAEPPA